Proteins from a single region of Fusobacterium gonidiaformans ATCC 25563:
- a CDS encoding hemolysin family protein, producing MDTYLYIVVLVILVLLSGFFSASETALTAFRSIHLEKFVDEKKDSIVVLLKKWLKDPNPMLTGLLIGNNIVNIMASSIATVVMVTYFGNTGKSILIVTILMTVAILIFGEITPKLIARNHSSEVAGKVISFIYYLTLFLNPLILILVFISKVIGRACGVNMDNAGVMITEEDIISFVNVGQEEGIIEEDEKEMIHSIVGFGETTAKEVMTPRTSMTAFEGSKTIEDIWDTLMEDGFSRIPVYEETIDNILGILYIKDIMSQVKNGNINQPIRELVRPAYFVPETKSIIEILKEFKVKKVHIAMVLDEYGGIGGLLTIEDLIEEIVGEIRDEFDEEEEEFVRKVGDHSYEVDAMIDIETLDKELGIQLPVSEDYESLGGLITTELGRVTEKGDELELENVKLQVLEMDKMRISKVLITCEKEEEPKEE from the coding sequence TTGGACACGTATCTGTATATTGTAGTGTTGGTTATTTTGGTTTTATTATCTGGATTTTTTTCTGCCTCAGAAACAGCTTTGACAGCTTTTCGAAGTATTCATCTTGAGAAATTTGTAGACGAAAAAAAAGACAGTATTGTAGTGTTATTAAAGAAGTGGTTGAAAGATCCTAATCCTATGCTAACAGGATTATTGATTGGAAATAATATTGTAAATATTATGGCATCTTCGATAGCAACTGTAGTCATGGTTACTTATTTTGGAAATACAGGAAAGTCTATTTTGATTGTAACAATCTTAATGACAGTTGCTATTTTAATCTTTGGAGAAATTACTCCAAAACTGATAGCAAGGAATCATAGCTCGGAAGTAGCAGGAAAGGTCATTTCTTTTATCTATTATTTGACTCTATTTTTGAATCCTTTGATTTTGATCTTAGTATTTATTTCAAAGGTTATAGGGAGAGCTTGTGGAGTGAATATGGATAATGCTGGAGTGATGATTACAGAGGAGGACATTATTTCTTTTGTAAATGTTGGACAAGAAGAAGGAATTATTGAAGAAGATGAGAAAGAAATGATTCATTCGATTGTAGGTTTTGGAGAAACAACAGCAAAAGAAGTTATGACACCAAGAACATCAATGACAGCATTTGAAGGAAGTAAAACGATTGAAGATATTTGGGACACTTTAATGGAAGATGGATTTTCACGAATTCCTGTTTACGAAGAGACCATTGATAATATTTTAGGGATTCTTTATATCAAAGACATCATGTCTCAGGTAAAAAATGGAAATATCAACCAGCCAATTCGAGAATTAGTACGACCAGCATATTTTGTACCAGAAACAAAATCAATCATTGAAATTTTGAAAGAATTTAAAGTAAAAAAAGTTCATATTGCGATGGTGTTGGATGAGTATGGAGGCATTGGGGGACTTTTGACGATTGAAGACTTGATTGAGGAAATTGTTGGAGAAATTCGAGATGAATTTGATGAAGAAGAAGAGGAATTTGTCCGCAAAGTAGGAGATCATTCTTATGAAGTCGATGCCATGATAGATATTGAAACTTTAGATAAAGAATTAGGAATTCAATTACCTGTTTCTGAGGACTACGAAAGTTTAGGTGGTTTGATTACCACAGAACTTGGAAGAGTCACAGAAAAAGGAGATGAATTAGAATTAGAAAATGTCAAACTTCAAGTCTTGGAAATGGATAAAATGAGAATATCAAAAGTCTTAATTACTTGTGAAAAGGAAGAGGAGCCGAAAGAAGAATGA
- a CDS encoding tetratricopeptide repeat protein, protein MKKFLGIVFLVILSQGIYAQEQSWEYPFIKALNYEERQEWNLAIEELEKSRALQEENLFVLKELGYCYAKQGEWEKAKECYEKVLFFYPEDSNAKKNLEILLENKTK, encoded by the coding sequence ATGAAAAAATTCTTAGGAATTGTATTCTTAGTCATCTTATCGCAAGGGATATATGCTCAAGAGCAATCTTGGGAATATCCTTTTATTAAAGCTTTGAACTATGAAGAGAGACAAGAGTGGAATCTTGCGATTGAAGAGCTTGAAAAGAGTAGGGCTTTGCAAGAAGAGAATCTCTTTGTCTTAAAAGAATTAGGATATTGTTATGCAAAACAAGGAGAATGGGAAAAAGCAAAAGAATGTTATGAAAAAGTATTGTTTTTTTATCCGGAAGATAGCAATGCCAAGAAAAATTTAGAAATTTTACTAGAAA